A genomic region of Psychrilyobacter piezotolerans contains the following coding sequences:
- the ilvA gene encoding threonine ammonia-lyase → MHKVSLEDIQMAQKVLKPVIKHTCLLECKALSEVTGGNVYLKAENLQLTGSFKIRGAFNKISNLTDAEKAAGVIASSAGNHAQGVALSATKLGIKSTIVMPEIAPLAKVAATKNFGAEVVLHGSVYDDAYAKACEIQKETGATFLHPFDDKFVIAGQGTIGLEILDQLEDVDVVLVPIGGGGILAGISTAIKAIKPSVKIIGVEAAHAPCMKSAIEKGEVYTIDSKATIADGIAVRRAGDLTYEIIKENVDEFVTVTEAEIASAVLLLLEKGKIVAEGAGAVSVAALLNSDLDLKGKNIVSVISGGNLDVNLMERIINKALIGENRRYTLKVKLVDKAGEMTKLLGLIAELKANILTLNQTMYKNSLAIGEQEVKLTLETFDKVHTDKIVAKLTEEGYEIIG, encoded by the coding sequence ATGCATAAAGTAAGTTTAGAAGATATCCAAATGGCACAAAAAGTTTTAAAACCGGTTATAAAACACACGTGTTTATTAGAGTGTAAGGCATTGAGTGAGGTTACAGGGGGAAATGTTTATTTAAAGGCAGAAAATCTTCAATTAACAGGATCATTTAAGATAAGAGGAGCTTTTAACAAGATAAGCAACTTAACTGACGCAGAAAAAGCAGCAGGTGTAATTGCATCTTCAGCTGGAAACCATGCTCAAGGGGTAGCACTTAGTGCTACTAAGTTAGGAATAAAATCAACTATAGTGATGCCGGAGATCGCACCATTAGCAAAGGTAGCCGCGACTAAAAACTTTGGAGCAGAGGTAGTATTACATGGTTCTGTATATGACGATGCCTATGCAAAAGCCTGTGAGATCCAAAAAGAAACTGGAGCTACATTCTTACATCCATTTGATGATAAATTTGTAATTGCAGGACAGGGGACTATAGGATTAGAGATTTTAGATCAATTAGAAGATGTAGATGTAGTTCTTGTACCAATCGGTGGAGGAGGAATCTTAGCTGGGATCTCTACTGCTATAAAAGCAATCAAGCCAAGTGTAAAAATAATCGGTGTGGAAGCAGCTCATGCCCCTTGTATGAAAAGTGCAATTGAAAAAGGAGAAGTTTATACAATAGATTCAAAAGCTACAATAGCTGATGGAATCGCTGTAAGAAGAGCAGGAGACTTAACTTATGAGATCATCAAGGAAAATGTAGATGAATTCGTAACTGTTACAGAGGCTGAGATAGCTAGTGCTGTATTATTATTACTCGAAAAAGGTAAGATAGTAGCAGAGGGAGCTGGAGCAGTATCTGTAGCAGCACTTCTAAACTCTGACTTAGATCTTAAAGGTAAAAATATAGTATCTGTAATATCTGGTGGAAACTTGGATGTTAACCTTATGGAAAGAATCATCAATAAAGCGTTGATCGGTGAAAACAGAAGATATACATTAAAGGTAAAATTAGTGGATAAAGCAGGAGAGATGACTAAATTATTAGGATTGATAGCTGAATTAAAGGCTAATATCTTAACTCTTAATCAAACTATGTATAAGAATTCCCTTGCAATTGGTGAGCAGGAAGTAAAACTTACTTTAGAAACTTTTGATAAGGTGCATACTGACAAGATCGTAGCAAAATTAACTGAAGAAGGATATGAAATAATAGGTTAA
- a CDS encoding zinc-ribbon domain-containing protein translates to MFFIGVFGIGQKRKVLKEVKFKCTGCMGEKAVLIQQSKSFDLFFIPVYHWDKVYLINCLSCGSLYKVKKEKITQIIENSKVEYDDIEDIIYEQVSCPKCGTRIDKSFKYCPKCGKKL, encoded by the coding sequence ATGTTTTTTATAGGAGTTTTTGGAATTGGACAAAAAAGAAAAGTTCTTAAAGAAGTAAAATTTAAATGCACAGGGTGTATGGGAGAAAAAGCTGTTTTAATTCAACAAAGTAAAAGTTTTGATTTGTTTTTTATTCCTGTATATCATTGGGATAAAGTATATTTAATAAACTGTTTGTCATGTGGAAGTTTATATAAAGTAAAAAAAGAAAAAATCACCCAAATAATTGAGAATTCTAAAGTAGAATACGATGATATAGAAGATATTATCTATGAACAAGTCAGTTGTCCAAAGTGTGGGACCAGAATAGATAAAAGTTTTAAATATTGTCCAAAATGCGGGAAGAAGTTATAA
- a CDS encoding histidine phosphatase family protein yields MLKIHFVRHGQTEWNVIKKLQGHLNSPLTEEGVEQTELLYEKLRYVDFSKIYTSPQGRALHTARILKGEKDIEILELQEIMEMGFGNVEGLEKEKFKEKHPEAFMNLWTDAVKYDPSDFSGESFIEVEKRAIEGLEKLVEENKTGDIMVVSHGMILKVIFGYVLGHGLDKFWIDPVPQNTSVTTISYNDGKFKMENFSNIDHLENAEEISYI; encoded by the coding sequence ATGTTAAAAATACATTTTGTTAGACATGGACAGACCGAATGGAACGTTATAAAAAAATTGCAGGGGCATCTCAATTCGCCATTGACCGAGGAAGGAGTAGAGCAGACGGAACTTCTCTATGAAAAATTAAGGTATGTTGATTTCAGTAAGATCTATACCAGCCCCCAGGGAAGAGCACTTCATACTGCCAGAATTTTAAAAGGAGAAAAAGATATAGAGATCTTGGAACTTCAAGAGATTATGGAGATGGGATTTGGAAATGTAGAAGGGTTAGAAAAAGAAAAGTTTAAGGAGAAACACCCGGAAGCTTTTATGAATTTATGGACCGATGCTGTGAAATACGACCCCAGTGATTTTTCCGGAGAATCTTTTATAGAGGTGGAGAAAAGAGCCATAGAAGGGTTGGAAAAATTAGTGGAGGAAAATAAAACAGGAGATATCATGGTAGTCAGTCATGGAATGATTTTAAAAGTTATATTCGGTTATGTATTAGGACATGGTCTGGATAAATTCTGGATAGATCCGGTGCCTCAAAATACCAGTGTAACAACTATCAGCTATAATGACGGGAAATTTAAGATGGAAAATTTTTCCAATATAGATCATCTGGAAAATGCAGAAGAGATAAGCTATATATAG